The following coding sequences lie in one Steroidobacter denitrificans genomic window:
- a CDS encoding acetate/propionate family kinase — MTTRRLLALNVGSSTLKGASYLFNTEGHGAQSRLLERSRAEIPVGVDAQERLATLLEALSEPWPSPDVVVHRIVHGGDLHDARELDETVLAKLDALVPFAPLHQPVALAFARAARMRWPHARQGVAFDTDFHASLAPWSRRLPVPEAWDALGIRRYGFHGLAFASALRIVASHDAGILKGRAVFAHLGGGCSVCAVEGGRSRDTTMALTPLGGIPSPTRSGDLDPGALLYLLRHERLDAQALENGLYRSAGLAGIAGHGDMRVLLTDPGPQAQLAVELFAVRIAQSIAAMATAIGGLDHVVFSGGIGHRAPVLRARIVARLAWLGLALAPDVNDAGATRIDRGGGPSIWNVAIDEERELAESALAWL; from the coding sequence GTGACCACGCGCCGGCTTCTTGCACTCAACGTTGGCTCGTCCACCCTCAAGGGCGCGTCCTATCTGTTCAACACTGAGGGACACGGCGCGCAGTCTCGTCTGCTCGAGCGCTCCCGGGCCGAAATTCCAGTCGGCGTGGATGCGCAGGAGCGCCTTGCCACCCTGCTCGAGGCATTGTCGGAGCCGTGGCCCAGCCCCGACGTGGTGGTGCACCGAATCGTACATGGCGGTGACCTGCACGACGCCCGCGAGCTCGACGAAACCGTGCTCGCGAAACTGGATGCATTGGTGCCGTTCGCACCCTTGCACCAGCCGGTAGCCCTCGCTTTCGCGCGTGCCGCGCGCATGCGTTGGCCGCACGCGCGCCAAGGCGTGGCCTTCGACACCGACTTCCACGCGTCGCTCGCGCCCTGGAGCCGGCGCTTGCCTGTCCCTGAAGCATGGGATGCGCTGGGCATCCGCCGCTACGGTTTCCATGGACTCGCCTTTGCCTCCGCGCTCCGCATAGTGGCCAGCCACGACGCTGGAATCCTGAAGGGCCGCGCTGTCTTCGCGCATCTGGGGGGTGGCTGCAGCGTCTGCGCCGTCGAGGGCGGCCGCAGCCGCGACACCACCATGGCGCTCACTCCGCTGGGTGGAATCCCGAGCCCTACCCGCTCCGGAGATCTCGATCCCGGCGCGTTGCTGTATCTGCTGAGGCATGAACGCCTGGATGCGCAGGCGCTTGAAAACGGCCTGTACCGCAGTGCAGGCCTTGCCGGAATCGCCGGCCATGGCGACATGCGCGTGTTGCTGACGGATCCCGGCCCGCAGGCCCAGCTTGCCGTGGAGCTCTTTGCAGTCCGGATTGCGCAGTCCATCGCGGCCATGGCCACGGCAATTGGCGGTCTCGACCATGTCGTCTTTTCCGGCGGCATCGGCCATCGCGCGCCGGTTTTGCGGGCTCGCATCGTCGCGCGACTGGCCTGGCTCGGCCTGGCGCTGGCACCTGACGTCAACGATGCTGGAGCCACGCGGATCGACCGCGGGGGCGGGCCGAGCATATGGAACGTCGCGATCGATGAGGAGCGCGAACTGGCTGAATCGGCACTCGCCTGGCTGTAG
- a CDS encoding phosphoketolase family protein, with protein MNLHLNCCTADQLSAAERQRILELADAHRQADPAFAHWAAGYGVIRHDPLTQLRVRQMVHELVALGRTPDAGTAWQRLAAADRVTSAGMWLVAHMTYSQRVRTDGAALEVDDFKTTPEGHTGGSLNMVPAYAGYLLMDSLDGVTRAWMMGQGHCVAAIDALNVLVGNMTDRHAERYDRTGEGLSRFVSDFYAYTLNPDGTPASPLGSHVNAHTAGGVMEGGYLGFAELQYVHAPLKDERLVAFLSDGAFEEQRGSDWAPRWWRAEDSGLVSPIIILNGRRIEQRSQITQQGGERWLDRHLRLNGFDPIALDGRDPASIAWGIHVMESRLQAGAAVPADVRLPYGIAETVKGFGFPGAGTNASHNLPLPGNPAKDAAARTLFNEGAAALFVAASELEQAVAALNSHDLQQRVRERDHALADRQVEPPRVPAIADRGAGGESSPMTALDEQFVAIAEANPGLRVRVGNPDELRSNRLDRTLDAMKHRVHEPEPGVAESTTGAVITALNEEAVVCAALGNKGGLNLVVTYEAFAPKMLGAVRQELIFARHQVHAGRPPGWLGVPLVLTSHTWENAKNEQSHQDPTMAEALLGEMADISRVVFPPDANGAAAALAHAYAQRGTVTTLVVPKRPVPHELTPQQAKALAEIGATCLAGDPATAAILLVATGAYQLQEVRRAQARLVERGVSAAIVYLAEPGRFRAPRDPEEARYVHSDTAVQALFPVSRPRVFVTHTRPEPFLGALRRLDTGPATTAALGFVNRGGTLDVPGLLFANRSTWAHVVDAAAHVLGQSRGSLLSEAELAAVDGRGDPATILRPATGPAS; from the coding sequence ATGAACCTGCATCTCAACTGCTGCACCGCCGACCAGCTGTCGGCCGCCGAGCGCCAGCGGATCCTTGAACTCGCCGACGCCCACCGGCAGGCCGATCCCGCGTTCGCCCACTGGGCGGCCGGCTATGGGGTGATCCGACATGACCCGCTTACCCAGCTCCGGGTCCGCCAGATGGTGCACGAGCTGGTCGCCCTGGGCCGCACGCCGGATGCCGGCACCGCATGGCAGCGGCTCGCCGCGGCCGACCGCGTCACCAGCGCCGGCATGTGGCTGGTGGCGCACATGACCTACAGCCAGCGCGTTCGTACCGACGGCGCGGCCCTGGAGGTCGATGATTTCAAGACCACGCCTGAAGGCCACACCGGCGGGTCCCTCAACATGGTGCCCGCCTACGCCGGCTACCTGCTGATGGATTCCCTGGATGGCGTCACCCGCGCGTGGATGATGGGCCAGGGGCACTGCGTGGCCGCCATCGACGCGCTGAACGTGCTGGTTGGCAACATGACCGACCGGCACGCCGAACGTTACGACCGCACCGGCGAAGGGCTGAGCCGGTTCGTAAGCGACTTCTATGCCTACACCCTCAATCCGGACGGAACGCCGGCGTCGCCCCTCGGCTCCCACGTCAATGCGCACACCGCCGGGGGCGTGATGGAAGGCGGCTATCTCGGCTTTGCCGAGCTGCAGTACGTGCATGCGCCGCTCAAGGATGAACGCCTGGTCGCCTTCCTCAGCGACGGTGCGTTCGAGGAACAGCGTGGCAGCGACTGGGCGCCACGCTGGTGGCGCGCCGAGGACAGCGGACTGGTCAGCCCGATCATCATCCTCAACGGGCGCCGCATCGAACAGCGCAGCCAGATCACCCAGCAGGGCGGCGAGCGGTGGCTGGACCGGCACCTGCGATTGAACGGCTTTGATCCGATCGCGCTGGACGGGCGCGATCCGGCCAGCATCGCGTGGGGCATCCACGTGATGGAGTCGCGCCTGCAAGCGGGCGCCGCTGTTCCCGCCGACGTGCGGCTGCCCTATGGCATCGCCGAAACCGTCAAGGGCTTCGGCTTCCCCGGCGCCGGGACCAACGCCTCGCACAACTTGCCGCTGCCGGGGAATCCGGCGAAGGATGCCGCGGCGCGCACGCTCTTCAATGAAGGCGCAGCGGCGCTGTTCGTGGCCGCGTCGGAGCTCGAGCAGGCCGTTGCCGCACTCAACAGCCACGATCTCCAGCAGCGGGTGCGCGAGCGCGACCATGCGCTGGCCGATCGCCAGGTGGAACCGCCCCGCGTCCCGGCGATCGCCGACCGCGGCGCAGGCGGCGAGAGCTCGCCGATGACCGCGCTCGACGAGCAGTTTGTCGCCATCGCCGAAGCGAACCCCGGGCTGCGCGTGCGCGTGGGAAATCCGGACGAGTTGCGCAGCAACAGGCTCGACCGCACCCTGGACGCGATGAAGCACCGGGTGCACGAGCCCGAACCCGGTGTCGCCGAATCGACCACCGGCGCGGTCATCACCGCACTCAACGAGGAAGCCGTGGTCTGCGCGGCGCTCGGCAACAAGGGCGGGCTGAACCTGGTGGTCACTTACGAAGCGTTCGCACCGAAGATGCTGGGCGCCGTGCGCCAGGAGCTGATCTTCGCCCGCCACCAGGTCCACGCGGGACGCCCGCCCGGCTGGCTGGGCGTGCCTCTCGTGCTGACCTCGCACACGTGGGAGAACGCGAAGAACGAGCAGTCCCATCAGGATCCGACCATGGCCGAGGCGCTCCTGGGCGAAATGGCCGACATATCGCGCGTGGTGTTTCCCCCGGACGCCAACGGCGCCGCCGCGGCCCTCGCCCACGCCTACGCGCAACGCGGCACGGTCACCACCCTGGTCGTCCCCAAGCGGCCGGTGCCCCATGAGTTGACGCCACAGCAGGCCAAGGCGCTGGCCGAGATCGGAGCGACGTGCCTGGCCGGCGATCCGGCGACGGCGGCGATCCTGCTCGTCGCCACCGGCGCGTACCAGCTGCAGGAAGTGCGCCGCGCGCAGGCGCGTCTGGTCGAACGCGGTGTGTCGGCCGCGATCGTCTATCTCGCCGAGCCCGGCCGGTTCCGCGCGCCGCGCGATCCGGAGGAGGCACGGTACGTGCACTCCGACACCGCGGTCCAGGCGCTGTTCCCGGTGAGCAGGCCGCGCGTATTCGTCACCCACACCCGTCCGGAGCCCTTCCTCGGCGCGCTCCGCCGGCTCGACACCGGCCCGGCCACCACCGCGGCGCTGGGCTTCGTCAACCGCGGCGGCACGCTGGACGTGCCGGGCCTGCTGTTCGCCAACCGCAGCACCTGGGCACACGTGGTCGACGCGGCTGCGCACGTCCTCGGCCAGTCCCGTGGCAGCCTGCTGTCCGAAGCGGAGCTGGCGGCAGTGGATGGCCGCGGCGATCCGGCCACGATCCTGCGCCCTGCCACGGGGCCAGCGTCGTGA
- a CDS encoding heavy metal translocating P-type ATPase — translation MTQHNHHHQDHQAHGEQPPHPRTGAEGDVHAGHDKHAGHSVASFRDKFWLTLLLTIPTLIWSGMIQHWFDYTAPQFPGSAYIPAVFGTIVYFYGGSPFLRGGYHELRNRLPGMMTLISLAITVAFLYSALVTLGVVEGLDLWWELATLVAIMLLGHWIEMRSINQAQGALKELAKLLPDMAVRLDEAGTAKEVPVAELKRGDLLLIRPGASIPADGVVKEGTSAVNEAMITGESKPMDKSTGDRVIAGTVNGQGSLRVEVTGTGDETALAGIMRLVEQAQTSRSRAQALADRAAFYLTIIAIVSAAVTAIVWPLLGRPWSFTIERVVTVLVIACPHALGLAIPLVTAISTTIGARNGLLVRDRRGLEEARLLNTVVFDKTGTLTLGSHRVVKTTAADGLTDDEVLRVAASVQRDAEHPIAQALMTSAKEHGIDVPMSQDFESMPGRGVRAVVEERSLHVGGPGLLRMLAVEPPETLRRAAESAAADGQSATYLVEGDRVLAVFAIADAIRPESFDAVKRLHDEGLEVVLLTGDSTAVANAVAKELNIDTVFAEVLPEDKVAKIEELQAQGKRVAMVGDGVNDAPALLTSDVGIAIGTGTDVAVEAGDVVLVRSDPRDVPAIIELSKATYRKMIQNLWWAAGYNIVAIPLAAGVLAAWGILLQPALGAVLMSLSTVVVAINAQLLRRAVRSP, via the coding sequence ATGACGCAACACAATCATCATCATCAAGATCATCAGGCGCACGGCGAGCAACCGCCGCATCCCCGCACGGGTGCTGAAGGTGACGTCCATGCCGGGCACGACAAGCATGCCGGCCACAGCGTGGCGAGCTTCCGCGACAAGTTCTGGCTCACGCTGCTGCTGACCATCCCCACTCTGATCTGGAGCGGGATGATCCAGCATTGGTTCGACTACACCGCACCACAGTTCCCGGGGTCGGCGTACATCCCGGCGGTGTTCGGCACGATCGTGTACTTCTACGGCGGCTCGCCGTTCCTCCGCGGCGGATACCACGAGCTGAGAAATCGCCTGCCGGGCATGATGACGCTGATCTCGCTTGCGATCACCGTCGCCTTCCTTTACAGCGCGTTGGTCACGCTCGGCGTTGTCGAGGGCTTGGACCTGTGGTGGGAGCTGGCGACGCTGGTGGCGATCATGTTGCTCGGCCACTGGATCGAGATGCGTTCGATCAACCAGGCACAGGGCGCTCTCAAGGAACTCGCGAAGCTGCTGCCTGATATGGCGGTGCGGTTGGATGAGGCCGGTACCGCGAAGGAAGTCCCTGTCGCGGAACTGAAGCGCGGCGACCTGCTGCTCATCAGGCCCGGCGCGAGCATTCCCGCCGACGGCGTCGTGAAGGAAGGGACCAGCGCCGTCAACGAAGCGATGATCACCGGCGAGTCCAAGCCGATGGACAAGTCGACGGGCGACCGGGTGATCGCCGGCACCGTCAACGGACAGGGCTCGTTGCGTGTCGAGGTGACGGGAACCGGCGACGAGACCGCGCTCGCGGGTATCATGCGGCTCGTCGAGCAGGCCCAGACGTCGCGCTCGCGCGCCCAGGCCCTGGCGGACCGGGCGGCGTTCTACCTCACGATCATCGCCATCGTCTCCGCCGCGGTTACCGCCATTGTCTGGCCACTCCTCGGTCGACCGTGGAGCTTCACGATCGAGCGCGTGGTGACCGTGCTCGTGATCGCCTGTCCCCATGCGCTGGGCCTGGCCATTCCGCTGGTGACCGCCATCTCGACCACGATTGGCGCACGGAACGGCCTGCTCGTGCGCGATCGACGCGGCCTGGAAGAGGCCCGTTTGCTGAACACGGTCGTGTTCGACAAGACAGGCACGCTCACCCTCGGTTCGCACCGCGTCGTGAAGACCACTGCCGCCGATGGACTCACCGACGACGAGGTGCTTCGCGTGGCCGCGTCGGTCCAGCGCGACGCTGAACATCCGATCGCGCAGGCGCTGATGACCAGCGCCAAGGAACATGGCATCGACGTTCCGATGTCGCAGGACTTCGAGTCCATGCCGGGACGCGGCGTGCGCGCAGTCGTCGAGGAGCGCTCGCTTCACGTTGGCGGGCCGGGTCTGTTGAGAATGCTCGCGGTCGAACCGCCGGAGACGCTTCGGCGGGCTGCCGAATCAGCGGCAGCCGATGGTCAATCTGCAACCTACCTGGTGGAAGGCGACCGGGTGCTCGCCGTATTTGCGATCGCGGATGCCATCCGTCCCGAATCGTTCGACGCGGTCAAGCGGCTGCACGACGAAGGACTGGAGGTTGTCCTGCTGACGGGTGATTCCACGGCGGTCGCAAACGCGGTCGCGAAGGAACTCAACATCGACACCGTCTTCGCCGAGGTATTGCCCGAGGACAAGGTGGCAAAGATCGAGGAGCTGCAGGCCCAGGGCAAGCGCGTCGCGATGGTGGGTGACGGTGTCAATGACGCTCCGGCGCTGCTCACGTCCGACGTCGGCATCGCCATCGGCACAGGGACGGACGTCGCGGTCGAGGCCGGCGACGTCGTACTCGTGCGCAGCGACCCGCGCGACGTGCCAGCGATCATCGAATTGAGCAAGGCCACCTATCGCAAGATGATCCAGAACCTGTGGTGGGCCGCCGGCTACAACATCGTCGCCATCCCTCTCGCCGCTGGCGTTCTCGCCGCATGGGGGATCCTGCTGCAACCTGCGCTTGGGGCAGTGCTCATGTCGCTGAGCACCGTCGTTGTGGCAATCAATGCGCAGTTGTTGCGCCGGGCGGTGCGGTCCCCATGA
- a CDS encoding ribose-phosphate diphosphokinase codes for MTRVLMPFPADAVLAGNINQPLQARIAPVAWRHFPDGESLVTLDDALAGADVALLASLRNADATALPLRFAARAAREFGARSVGLIAPYLGYMRQDTRFHRGEAVSTPLFAQFLEEAFDWLVTVDPHLHRVERLQSLYRIPTVHVSATPAVARWIAETVPDAVLIGPDSESEQWVADIAALSGMPYQVLAKERHGDYDVRVSLPDPAAVAGRTPVLIDDIVSSGHTILETLAHLRRLSLPSPLLVAIHPVFAGDAYARLQEAGLARIVSTDTISHPSNAIALGADLAAAASTLMTASTDSPEDP; via the coding sequence ATGACCCGTGTGCTGATGCCATTCCCGGCCGATGCAGTGTTGGCCGGCAACATCAACCAGCCCCTGCAGGCGCGCATTGCACCCGTGGCTTGGCGGCACTTCCCAGATGGCGAGTCGCTGGTCACCCTGGACGACGCACTGGCCGGAGCCGATGTGGCGCTCCTGGCCAGCCTGCGCAACGCCGATGCCACGGCCCTCCCGTTGCGCTTCGCCGCCCGGGCCGCGCGCGAGTTCGGGGCTCGTTCGGTCGGCCTCATCGCACCCTACCTGGGGTATATGCGCCAGGACACCCGCTTCCATCGCGGCGAGGCGGTCAGTACACCGCTGTTTGCGCAATTCCTCGAAGAGGCTTTCGACTGGCTGGTGACCGTGGACCCGCACCTGCACCGCGTCGAGCGCCTGCAGTCGCTCTACCGCATTCCGACGGTCCACGTATCGGCGACGCCGGCCGTGGCCCGCTGGATCGCTGAGACCGTCCCCGACGCTGTGCTGATCGGCCCTGACAGCGAGAGCGAGCAGTGGGTAGCGGACATCGCCGCCCTGTCCGGCATGCCCTACCAGGTGCTGGCCAAGGAGCGGCACGGCGACTACGACGTGCGCGTCAGCCTGCCCGACCCGGCAGCCGTGGCTGGTCGGACTCCGGTGCTGATCGACGACATCGTGTCGTCCGGCCACACGATCCTGGAGACCCTCGCACACCTGCGCCGGTTGTCGTTGCCGTCGCCGTTGCTGGTCGCCATCCATCCGGTGTTCGCAGGCGACGCCTATGCCCGCCTGCAGGAGGCGGGCCTGGCCCGCATCGTAAGCACTGACACCATTTCCCACCCCTCCAACGCCATCGCGCTGGGTGCGGACCTCGCCGCCGCGGCATCGACCCTGATGACCGCTTCGACCGATTCCCCGGAGGACCCATGA
- a CDS encoding ABC1 kinase family protein has product MLRLRRRAPDLLPAYVSTTLVGLGTTFVKLGQGLSLRWDLLPAPYREALSRLHSDVPPFPAEEAMRIVEQAFGAPVGELFASFDDKPLAAASVAQIHPARMHDGRDVVVKITRPGIHAQVQADLLLLRRTMRVAQWIWPPLKRHRPLELVDELGAFLRDEIDMRHEAQNMRRMAKVLDALPGITQPHVVEPYATRNVLVQDRSHGTRLEAAYGTAAAPALARALLGAYVHQLFGAGVFHADPHPGNLFFFDDGRLCLHDFGSIGVLDPASRLALGGMVEAIAADDAEGVLDAAIAMGFFPPQVDRRSHVREIHLILAEMASRPLAQWSIAEAIWRVARIGQGAGFRLPAHLLSLIRTLFLVENTLRALDPDLDLLGTLSAQAAAIADIAEASRPSGNRPLAMRLARTARQLPQIATDLLRQAQLSDGRPAFSVHHHGLSSTQEAIARTGNRLALALVTLGLYVSGALLSLHSDGPQVFGHMPFLAMVAFAAAGLLSLRLVMAIARSGHL; this is encoded by the coding sequence GTGCTGCGCCTGCGCCGGCGCGCACCCGACCTGCTCCCCGCATACGTCAGCACCACCCTGGTGGGGTTGGGCACCACCTTCGTCAAGCTGGGCCAAGGCTTGAGTCTGCGCTGGGACCTGCTGCCGGCACCCTACCGCGAGGCGTTGTCGCGATTGCACAGCGATGTGCCCCCCTTCCCGGCGGAGGAGGCCATGCGTATCGTCGAACAGGCGTTTGGCGCGCCGGTCGGCGAACTTTTCGCCAGCTTCGATGACAAGCCCCTGGCCGCGGCTTCAGTGGCCCAGATCCATCCAGCGCGCATGCATGATGGTCGCGATGTGGTCGTCAAGATCACCCGCCCCGGGATCCATGCCCAGGTGCAGGCGGATCTGCTGCTCCTGCGGCGCACGATGCGCGTCGCCCAGTGGATCTGGCCGCCACTGAAACGCCACCGGCCGCTCGAACTGGTGGACGAACTAGGCGCATTCCTGCGTGACGAGATCGACATGCGTCACGAGGCGCAGAACATGCGGCGCATGGCCAAGGTGCTGGATGCCCTGCCCGGCATCACCCAGCCGCACGTCGTCGAGCCGTATGCCACCCGCAACGTGCTTGTGCAGGATCGAAGCCACGGGACCCGTCTGGAGGCCGCGTACGGCACAGCGGCCGCTCCCGCACTGGCAAGGGCGCTGCTCGGTGCCTACGTGCATCAGCTCTTCGGCGCCGGCGTCTTCCATGCCGACCCGCACCCGGGGAATCTGTTCTTCTTTGACGACGGTCGCCTGTGCCTGCATGACTTTGGCTCGATCGGCGTGCTCGACCCTGCATCCCGGCTCGCGCTCGGCGGCATGGTCGAGGCCATTGCGGCCGACGACGCCGAGGGCGTGCTGGATGCAGCGATCGCCATGGGCTTCTTCCCGCCGCAGGTCGACCGCCGCTCGCATGTGCGCGAGATCCACCTGATCCTGGCCGAGATGGCCAGCCGTCCGCTGGCGCAGTGGTCCATTGCCGAGGCAATCTGGCGCGTGGCACGCATTGGGCAGGGCGCTGGCTTCCGGCTTCCGGCCCACCTGCTGTCCCTGATCCGGACGCTGTTCCTGGTCGAGAACACGCTGCGGGCGCTGGATCCGGATCTGGACCTGCTGGGGACGCTGTCCGCGCAGGCGGCCGCGATCGCCGACATTGCCGAAGCCAGCCGCCCCAGCGGCAACAGGCCGCTTGCCATGCGGCTGGCCCGCACTGCGCGCCAACTGCCACAGATCGCCACCGACCTGTTGCGGCAGGCGCAACTGAGCGACGGACGACCCGCCTTCTCCGTACACCACCATGGCCTGAGTTCCACGCAGGAGGCAATCGCGCGCACGGGCAACCGGCTGGCGTTGGCCCTGGTCACCTTGGGCCTGTACGTAAGCGGTGCGCTGTTGAGCCTGCATTCCGACGGCCCGCAAGTGTTCGGTCACATGCCTTTCCTGGCTATGGTGGCTTTCGCTGCTGCGGGATTGCTCTCACTGCGGCTGGTGATGGCCATCGCCAGATCGGGACACTTGTAA